AGACATCAAATTCACTTTTATGAATTTACAATTAGTCTTTGGAATTGAGTTTGCAGAAAGATGCCTACCGTAAAACAGGTTGCATCAACCTCTTATGCTCGGGCTTTGTGCAAACAAGTAAACATTTAGCCTTAGGAGCAGCGATAGAACCTGTTTCAAGAAGCGGGCATGAGCAATATTACATAACCGTTAAAATATACcaggtaattttttttactaatatattcATCCTTCCAATTCTATGTACTCTTTTATGGAGTATTTAGTATCTGGTGAGCATTATTCTAACCCTAATCCTCTATCTTGGACCGTGTTTCCAGGATTCGCAGAGCAAGAATTGGTGGCTGGCGAGCCACGACAACGTGTATGGATACTGGCCAAGAGCAATCTTTAAACACCTACCACAGGGTGCCACCGCAGTGCAGTGGGGTGGAGAAGTCTATAGTCGTAACGTGAGGAAAAAGCCACACACCAAAACTCCAATGGGAAGTGGAGAGTCGCCAATTCAACTCTTGGGCAAGGCTTGTTACCACACTTTCATAAGGATTAAAGACGCTTCCATGCATCCCAAGTATTCTATGCCCCTTGCCGAGTTCTCGGATGAGAACCAGTGTTACACTACGATTCTCCACAAGGAAACAAACGTGTCGGAGCCGTATTTATACTTCGGAGGGtcgttgctcaaaaaaaaaaaaaaaaaaacttcggaGGGTCTGGTCAGAGTCCTCTCTGTCGTTGACCTCAGTCTTCAGTTCATAGTTTGCTCATGACTTGTCTGATCTAGAAAGAATAAAAGAGATTGTTAAATTATAAGCTTATGAAATCTGAAAATTATAATAAGAATGATCAAACACTAAACGACTCCAAATTTACTGAGCAGAAATCCCACACAAAAGAGAAGACTAATCGTTGATGATGAACTAACGTAGAAAGTCAAATGGCGAATTTAAATGCCGGATTtcgtagaaaataaaatatcacacaCAATAGGTATGTTCATTCCCGATTTCGGTATGGTTTGGGTTCTGTTTTTCCGGTATTTCGGGTTATAAAAATTAGCtatcatattaaaatcatatctaatttggttttgttcggtttatatacTATCGATTTTCAGTTTATTCGGTTTGTAACAAAAAccataactatttattttttattagtttatataattggAAATcagatttattaaaacatagatatataatagttTCCTGTTTAATTTAACTActaaaataaaagtaagaaaaatagtaatattatcatattattaaataattataatatatcaaaaaaatttaccattaaaaataaaaaatcatgttttatatactttgatgaaaatgagaaaactaaaacaacttttttaacttaaaataaaataacatattattaaaatcaatgtcttaattgtaaatatcatattaataaaataatttatgtatatgttattaattttattataaaacttatatataagtatactaatatattaattaatcggTTTTATCAGTTTATTAGGTTGGATCGATtaatataccgaaccatatccataAATTGCGgtttattaaaaagtaacaTCCATTCGGTTTATTCAGTACTATTAAATTAAGATCATTTTctgtatttcggttcggttttaattgATTCGGTTTTACCAGAATGAACACTCCTACTCACACACAATATGTAATGAATAAATCAAATCCATTTTGGAATTTGACAGTTTTCTCAAACAGTTTTGTACCCattatattgttttcaaaataaataaaaaattgagagAGCATGTACAAAAGTGatagtataaaaaaaatattgctgAAAACCATTCACAGatctaataaaaatttaaactaattggttaaagaaaatcaaaatttataggAAGTGTGATTTACTTGAAAAAGTCCTTTAAGGGTGGTAATTTCTGATAATGATAAGAAGTATCGGCCCAAAATAAAGATTAATTAGGAAAGCTAGATGCTTTTTgcaaataacaaataatatataaataaataaaaggcaaatctccaaaatagcacctttctaagtttatatcacaaaaatagcattcaaaaactaaaatgaccaaaatagcattttatcttttgaaaattttaattttttttatttttcaaaatttgaaatcttatccccaaaacctcatttctcaactctaaaccctaaaccctaaactctaaaccctaaaccctaaaccctaaactccatcATTTAACTCTagaccctaagtttgtgacttttgataaaacattaagtgttttttttgttatttttgatcttgagtgctagtttaGGAACAAAAACTTATTAAGTGcaatttttgtctttttctcgtGAATAAAACTATGTGCTTTACATTGTTTTGGCGAACGGAAACAAATCAAAAAGCGAATCGTGACCCGTCTCCCTCATTCTCACCTCAAAAATCGAACATCTTATGGAAAACCGGTCTGAAATGGTTAACCGGAGTCAGCAGAGCCTCTTCCTCGTCGGATCTCCGGACGAGACCAATAAGATCAAGCGAGCCGAAACCTCCCAGCaaggtcttcttcttcttcttcttcttctcctttcgtCTTAATTTTCctttacagtaaaaaaaaatgattttgattaTTCTGCAATCATGATGTAGCCGGAGCTATTGCCGGAGCTAAGGCAGCCGCCGTTGCCGCCGTGGCTAGTGCGATTCCCAcggtaatctattttttttctcatctcgCTCCTCAGATCTTTATATGAAGGATTATAATTGAAATGTGATTCTAATTAGTAATTTATTATATAGATTGTTAACTATAATCTTTTGTTATGCATTGAtgattttgattcataaagTTATTgtcttttataatatatatatgaatctgAAACATAAAGGCTTCGCCTTTGTTTAACAGTTGGGCGCGGTTCGTGTGTTCCCATGGGCTAAGGCTAACCTCAACTACACTGCTCAGGCTCTCATTATATCTTCAGGTTAGTTCTCATTACTCTTACAAGTAGAAAAAGATACAAGCTTTGACATGAATGTAATGTTcttgtattgttttcttttgattccTAACTTACGAAAGTTTCAATTTTGTGAAATGGGTGATGATTGGAAACAGCATCCATCGCGGCGTTCTTCATAACTGCGGATAAAACTATTCTACAAGGTGCAAGGAGGAACAATGAGGCTCAAATGAAGAAAGTTCAGCAAGAGTCTAAGTAAACTTCTTTATAATCATCATGTAACTCAATCAGTGACACATCTTTTCTGCTTCTCTGTATGCGTTTTGCTTTGGTtctaaataagagatataacgAGTTTATAAAAGGAGAAGTTTACATTACTGGGTAGTTTCTCATGGGTGTTTATCATGTTGACATACTTTCTCTATGTGGTGTATTTTTTGccttacttttgatttttttcttcctttattGCCCTTTCCATGGACGGGGAAGGCTAAGTTTTGGTTGAATGCTAACCAAACGTAAAGTAACCAAAAATTAACTTCCTTTGGATgcatttaatttgataaatttattgaaCATTAGGATTGAGTTAGAACCATTAGATTAACGgtttataaaagaaatctgACGGCTCTTATTGAAGGAAGTACACATCTACTTGTCTAGTGGTGGATGGGGATTGGTACTATAGTTTATGGCTTAACCAGCAACCGTTGGATTGGTTTGTGATTGATTTAATATGAAAAAGCAAAAACACTTAGACGCCTTAGATTGCAGAGTTTGTGGTGAGTTGCAATCGTTTGTTGTTATGTGGTTCTGGTTAAAGGTATATGAAATCGTGGTTGGCTGGTTATAGATTGACAAGAAGTTGTAAACTAAATTGAGTACATGTTGATTTGGTtggataatatatttttcttgagctttttttttgttagtatcATTGTGGAGGGACTAAAGATGTGGTCGTCTGTTGGATCATGTAAATGAAGTTGTGGTGAATGATGTTTTGTACTTGTGGTTAGTGGGTGGGATATGTGTTGAGCAGTCATATGTATGAAAGATATATTGTTCCACAGTTTGTGTCTTTGATTACACGTTTTGTGGTCTTAATAGCCTATAAAACACCAAGGCATCttagattttattatatgttgcAGAGCTTGCGTTCAGTTGCAAACTTAGTTGTGGTCAAGTGGTTGTGGTTAGGCGTAAATTAAATTGTGGTTGGCTAGCTATATATTAACAAGAAGTCATGGTCAACTAAGTTGAGTATCCACACAAACACCAAACCAGCCAAATTCATTCATCGAAACATATCTCCAAATTCCATAAAATTCACACCTTTTAGGTTAAATTCAAATCCCAGAAATTAACTATTCCAAAACTACAAAAGCATGAAAGGGATCTAAGTCAATCGTTAACATAGGATAAGTAGATTGAAAGGGAAGAGGAAGTTCAGATTTGTCATGATTTTCTGATGGATAGATAAAGCAGTGGAGTGACTGGAATTTTTGGTCGGCGAAGGTGAAGAGGACAATCGTCGACGTCTTGGGTTCAAAGAGAATGAGAGAAATTGAGATAAGGAAGTGAAGTCAAGATAAGGTAaatggaagagagagagagaggtaaaTACTCTCAATTCAGTTTCAAGGGTAATTTAgacaatgaaacacaaaaaaGTACTTGAGATGGAAAAAGTATGTTAGAGTGATATagagtagataaaaaatatgtctgagcgtaaatttttcttataaaagacCATTTTCATTCACTTATTCTCTCTTTGTTTAGTTACACTTATTCTCTCTTTGTTTAGTTAGTAGTTAATACTCTCTTCTTTTCACGAAAATAGATCGAAGTAGAAAAGAATTTATTTCACGAAGTATAAAAAGTATGTAATATGGTTGTGGACCATGTTTCACGGATTTTAGTATGGTCATGTATCATGGGATTTGTCTtcactccccctcatgaacatactctAATTCatggtgcttgggacaataaATTCCCCTGTGCATAGATATATTGCACACAcgtgagatcttatgggataacATTTGTGctcttttaaatatttgcatCATAATCCGAATGGCTAAGTATGGTAATGCCATCTAAGTGATAAATTTCGTGGGTTAATCAAACATGATTGCCCTGGCTATTTGCCTAATATCATATTGATCactagatcaatagagaatgtaGTTTCGACCATTTAGGCGATTTTAATTTAGGTACTCTTATTCCCTTTTGTCCCTTGTTGGAAACCATTTTCTCTACTTAATTCAATGGACCTTATATGGTGAATATAATGTCATTTAGGCAAAGCCTTGGTCGagcttcttttcctttctttcaaggaatGTCCAGTTGAGTTCAAGAGTATTTTATAACTGAGCCTGGATGGCAGAGCATGTCGTGCCATTTGTCAAAGGCTTCTTTGAANNNNNNNNNNNNNNNNNNNNNNNNNNNNNNNNNNNNNNNNNNNNNNNNNNNNNNNNNNNNNNNNNNNNNNNNNNNNNNNNNNNNNNNNNNNNNNNNNNNNNNNNNNNNNNNNNNNNNNNNNNNNNNNNNNNNNNNNNNNNNNNNNNNNNNNNNNNNNNNNNNNNNNNNNNNNNNNNNNNNNNNNNNNNNNNNNNNNNNNNNNNNNNNNNNNNNNNNNNNNNNNNNNNNNNNNNNNNNNNNNNNNNNNNNNNNNNNNNNNNNNNNNNNNNNNNNNNNNNNNNNNNNNNNNNNNNNNNNNNNNNNNNNNNNNNNNNNNNNNNNNNNNNNNNNNNNNNNNNNNNNNNNNNNNNNNNNNNNNNNNNNNNNNNNNNNNNNNNNNNNNNNNNNNNNNNNNNNNNNNNNNNNNNNNNNNNNNNNNNNNNNNNNNNNNNNNNNNNNNNNNNNNNNNNNNNNNNNNNNNNNNNNNNNNNNNNNNNNNNNNNNNNNNNNNNNNNNNNNNNNNNNNNNNNNNNNNNNNNNNNNNNNNNNNNNNNNNNNNNNNNNNNNNNNNNNNNNNNNNNNNNNNNNNNNNNNNNNNNNNNNNNNNNNNNNNNNNNNNNNNNNNNNNNNNNNNNNNNNNNNNNNNNNNNNNNNNNNNNNNNNNNNNNNNNNNNNNNNNNNNNNNNNNNNNNNNNNNNNNNNNNNNNNNNNNNNNNNNNNNNNNNNNNNNNNNNNNNNNNNNNNNNNNNNNNNNNNNNNNNNNNNNNNNNNNNNNNNNNNNNNNNNNNNNNNNNNNNNNNNNNNNNNNNNNNNNNNNNNNNNNNNNNNNNNNNNNNNNNNNNNNNNNNNNNNNNNNNNNNNNNNNNNNNNNNNNNNNNNNNNNNNNNNNNNNNNNNNNNNNNNNNNNNNNNNNNNNNNNNNNNNNNNNNNNNNNNNNNNNNNNNNNNNNNNNNNNNNNNNNNNNNNNNNNNNNNNNNNNNNNNNNNNNNNNNNNNNNNNNNNNNNNNNNNNNNNNNNNNNNNNNNNNNNNNNNNNNNNNNNNNNNNNNNNNNNNNNNNNNNNNNNNNNNNNNNNNNNNNNNNNNNNNNNNNNNNNNNNNNNNNNNNNNNNNNNNNNNNNNNNNNNNNNNNNNNNNNNNNNNNNNNNNNNNNNNNNNNNNNNNNNNNNNNNNNNNNNNNNNNNNNNNNNNNNNNNNNNNNNNNNNNNNNNNNNNNNNNNNNNNNNNNNNNNNNAAAATcagaaaagtttttaaaattttatcagttacaaaaacaaacatcaatggtcaaagatatgcattgattaggatttatttcgattttatttggtttgacTGATTTTCAAAGAATCTGGCCGAATATGGCTCAGGatgtttttgattgttttgaattttggattTGCTGGTTGAGAAAACCAAGCAAGAAGGATTTAGGGGATTGATATATATAATGGCCATCAAGATACATATTTAGATTTAAGGATTTTGGTGGTGAGGTTTTTGATGGCCGGCTTATTCATCCTGCTAGAATAGCTGGTGATGCGGATGATCAAAGGGTTTGATTATGAGTTTTGATCCTTTAGACAATCCAGATTTAAGGTCGGATCAAATAGGAGAAAAAGGGAGAG
The DNA window shown above is from Brassica oleracea var. oleracea cultivar TO1000 unplaced genomic scaffold, BOL UnpScaffold00934, whole genome shotgun sequence and carries:
- the LOC106320471 gene encoding early nodulin-93 → MENRSEMVNRSQQSLFLVGSPDETNKIKRAETSQQAGAIAGAKAAAVAAVASAIPTLGAVRVFPWAKANLNYTAQALIISSASIAAFFITADKTILQGARRNNEAQMKKVQQESK